The genomic stretch ACCGCACAATCTGACCAGACCAATTTTGTTGAAACCGGCGCGGCGAAGAGGCGCCAAACGGGGGGCGGCTCTGGATCTTAAGCCCGGGGCAAACGCAGCAGGATGATCTGGTAAGATCGTCTGTCTGGGTTAGACCATGTGGCGGGCGCGGGCGCCACGTTCGATGGCGGCGGCATGCAGTCGGTCGATATTGAGCTCATACCGCACTTCTGCAAGGAGCTCGAGCTCGGTTTCAGCCAGTTTTCCATCGGCGGCCGCCACGTCACAGGCCAGCGCATAGGCGGTTTCATACAGACGTTCCGGCAGGTCGTCGCGGATCAGGCCAAACAGGGCCTCCAGACCGTCTTCCTGTTCAAACAGATCCAGCACGGTGTTGGAAATCCGGGTCATGCGGTCAATGTCGTAATCGGCAAAGACCGGCAGCATGTTCACGGCAGACTGGATCTTGATCAGCTCGGCGGTGCGGATGTTTTCGTCCGAAGCAGAGACCGCCACCATCAGAGCCACGAGGCAGTCCTGCTGGGACATGGATTGTGCGTTTTTCTCGGTCATGGCAGATCCTTTGTGCGCATTTCAAACCCAAGGATAGGCTTGGCCAGAGACGGGTTCAACTCCTGCCTCTGGCCTATTGATGTGAAATTGCTGCGAAACTGGCGAGAAACAGCCGGAACCGGGTCGATTTTAGGCCTGGGCCTCTTCTGCGCCGGTAAAGCGGTAGGTGATCTGTTCAAAGCTGCTTTCGGCAAAACCATAGGCAAAGCGCAGACCGTCAGGGCCAGCCTGGGTGCTGTGCTCGGCATTGGCGGGCACATAGATGGCGATGCCGGGGCGCATCTCATGGGGGGTGCCGTCGATGGTCACGGTGCCGGCACCTTCGAGGCCCAAATAAAACTCGGCCGGATCGTGGCGATGGGGCAGCAGGCGGCCATGGGGTTCAAACTCGGCAATGCCCAGCACCATATCACGGGATTTCTCAGAACAGCTGTTGATCAGGGTGCGCCAGCGGACCTCGCCAAAGGCAGCATCGGTGCCGCCTGCCAGAGGCACCTGTGCGGCATCCACCACCATCAGGTGGTCCTGCGGGGGATGGGGCAGATTGGAGGCCTGATGCAGCTGTTCGGTGTCGCTGAGATCAGTGGCAAGGGTGGTAATGTCCATTGCAATATCCTGGGGCAATTCCTGTTGCATGTGCTGAGGCCTCCGTAGGGTTTGTGTGAGTGGGTGGCGAGTGGTTTCAGATAAGGGGCTTTTTCTGTTTCATTCAATGCGCTAAAGCTGCAATGTAATATACGTTGAGGTTATGTTAGATGGAGCGTTTACCCAGCTTTTCAGGGCTCACAGCTTTCTATGCCGCCGCCCGCCATGGGACACTGACTGCGGCAGCAGAGGAGCTGAATGTTTCGCAACCGGCAGTTTCGCGTCGGATCGCGACACTGGAGGCCGATCTGGGCAGTAACCTGTTTGACAGGACCCATAAACCAGCTCGAATAACCCATGCAGGTAAGGAGCTTTTGCAGGCGCTGCACAGTGGGTTTGGCCAGATCGAAGACGCGGTCTCACAAATCAGAAAAGCTGCAGAAACCCGGATTGTGACGGTCACGGCACCATCTGGGTTTGTTGGTTTCTGGCTGATTCCACATCTGGGAGAGCTGGAGCAGGCCTTTCCTGAGGTGACGATTCGTATCATAAGCCAGGAGTATGGCGAAGCAGTGCGCCCCGGGGACCTGACCATCCGCTTTGGTCTGCCCGGTGGCGGCGGTGAGGCAGAGGCGCGTCTGCTGAGCAATGAGGTCTATGCAGCAGCCAGTCCGCTCTATCTGGCGCGCCTCGGCATGACGGCGCAGGGCTATGATTTCTCCCGCATGACCTTTCTGACCATGGAGACGGCGCGCAGCCAGTGGCATGACTGGCCAAGTTGGTTCAAATCCGCAGGTCAGGTGATGCCGCGTGGGGCGCGGGTGCTGGACTTCAACTCCTATGCCATGCTGGTCAATGCCGGGTTGGCGGGGCAGGGGGTCTTTCTTGCCTGGGGCGGGATTTTGGACAGTTTCACCGAGACCGGCGCCCTGTTGCGCTTGCAGGCACCCACCACCATATCGGCGCGCGGCTATTTTGCCGGGCTGCGGGACGGGGCTGCCGCGCGGCAGGATGTGCGACAAATTCTGGACTGGATTGTCGAAAAGGCGCAATTTAACGACTGAAACCGAGGCAAGCCCGGCTCTGTTCATTGACTCATGCTGCATCTGCGCAATAGACCGGGCCGACCTGCTGCATAGGGCAGCGGGACAGGATTTAGGCGGCCACAGGGGCCGCTGATGGAGAACAGCAATGTCTGATTTGCGCGACACCGCTCTCAAGAGCAAGGCCTGGCCGTTTGAAGAAGCCCGCCGGGTGCTCAAACGTTATGCCAAGGGCGCGCCAGAAAAGGGCTATGTCCTGTTCGAAACCGGCTATGGCCCCTCTGGCCTGCCGCATATCGGCACCTTTGGCGAGGTGGCCCGGACCACCATGATCAAAAACGCCTTTGAGGTGATCAGCGATATTCCAACCAAGCTCATCTGTTTTTCCGATGATCTGGACGGGATGCGCAAGGTGCCGGGCAATGTGCCCGATGCCGACAGCCTGACGCCACATCTGCAAAAACCGCTGACATCGGTGCCGGATCCCTTTGGCACCCATGAGAGCTTTGGCCATCACAACAATGCCATGCTGCGCCGGTTCCTGGATACCTTTGGCTTTGAGTATGAGTTCTACTCGGCCACCGAATTTTATGGCTCGGGCCAGTTTGACGAGGTGCTGAAACGCGCCGTTGAAAAATATGATGAGATCATGGAGGTGATGCTGGCCTCGTTGCGCGAAGAGCGGCGCCAGACCTATTCGATCTTTTTGCCGTTTCACCCGGAAACCGGACGGGTGCTCTATGTGCCGATGAAAAAGGTCTGCGCCGAGACCCACACCATCACCTTTGACGATGAAGACGGCAAGGAATGGACCGTGCCGGTTACTGGTGGCAATGTGAAGCTGCAGTGGAAACCGGACTTTGGCGCGCGCTGGGCGGCGCTTGGGGTTGATTTTGAGATGTACGGCAAGGATCACAGCACCAATACGCCGATCTATGACAAAATCTGCCGCATCCTGGGGCACCGGGCGCCGGACCATTTCACCTATGAATTGTTCCTGGATGCCAATGGGCAGAAGATCTCCAAAACCTCTGGCAACGGTATCTCGATTGACGAGTGGCTGACCTATGCCAGCGCCGAGAGCCTGTCCTATTTCATGTACCTCAAGCCCAAGACCGCCAAGCGGATGCATTTTGACGTGATCCCCAAGGCAGTTGATGAATATCATCAGCAGTTGCGGGCCTATGCGACCCAGGACACCAAGGCCCGGCTCAACAACCCGGTCTGGCATATCCACGCCGGCGATGTGCCGGAATCGGATATGGTGGTGCCGTTTTCGATGTTGCTGAACCTGGCCTCAGCCTCCAGTGCTGAGGACAAGGAAACCATGTGGGGCTTTATCAATAAATATGCCCCGGATGCGACGCCGCAGAGCAATCCAACGATGGATCAGGCGGCGGGTTTTGCGGTGGCCTATTTCAACGATTACGTCAAACCAACCAAGGTGTTCCGCGCCCCCAGTGATCAGGAACGTGTAGCGCTGCAGGATCTGGCGGAAGCATTGAAATCGGCAGAGGCGGCGCTGGCGGCGATTGCCAAGAAGAACGACATTCTGGGCAAGGATGAGCCCCTGCCAGAGGCCGATTTTGCCGATGAGG from Phaeobacter sp. G2 encodes the following:
- a CDS encoding lysine--tRNA ligase encodes the protein MSDLRDTALKSKAWPFEEARRVLKRYAKGAPEKGYVLFETGYGPSGLPHIGTFGEVARTTMIKNAFEVISDIPTKLICFSDDLDGMRKVPGNVPDADSLTPHLQKPLTSVPDPFGTHESFGHHNNAMLRRFLDTFGFEYEFYSATEFYGSGQFDEVLKRAVEKYDEIMEVMLASLREERRQTYSIFLPFHPETGRVLYVPMKKVCAETHTITFDDEDGKEWTVPVTGGNVKLQWKPDFGARWAALGVDFEMYGKDHSTNTPIYDKICRILGHRAPDHFTYELFLDANGQKISKTSGNGISIDEWLTYASAESLSYFMYLKPKTAKRMHFDVIPKAVDEYHQQLRAYATQDTKARLNNPVWHIHAGDVPESDMVVPFSMLLNLASASSAEDKETMWGFINKYAPDATPQSNPTMDQAAGFAVAYFNDYVKPTKVFRAPSDQERVALQDLAEALKSAEAALAAIAKKNDILGKDEPLPEADFADEEFLQSVVFAIGKIHGFEPLRDWFTAIYEVLLGASQGPRFGGFIALYGVDETIALIDRALMDRALAD
- a CDS encoding tellurite resistance TerB family protein, encoding MTEKNAQSMSQQDCLVALMVAVSASDENIRTAELIKIQSAVNMLPVFADYDIDRMTRISNTVLDLFEQEDGLEALFGLIRDDLPERLYETAYALACDVAAADGKLAETELELLAEVRYELNIDRLHAAAIERGARARHMV
- a CDS encoding LysR family transcriptional regulator, whose amino-acid sequence is MERLPSFSGLTAFYAAARHGTLTAAAEELNVSQPAVSRRIATLEADLGSNLFDRTHKPARITHAGKELLQALHSGFGQIEDAVSQIRKAAETRIVTVTAPSGFVGFWLIPHLGELEQAFPEVTIRIISQEYGEAVRPGDLTIRFGLPGGGGEAEARLLSNEVYAAASPLYLARLGMTAQGYDFSRMTFLTMETARSQWHDWPSWFKSAGQVMPRGARVLDFNSYAMLVNAGLAGQGVFLAWGGILDSFTETGALLRLQAPTTISARGYFAGLRDGAAARQDVRQILDWIVEKAQFND
- a CDS encoding cupin domain-containing protein; translation: MDITTLATDLSDTEQLHQASNLPHPPQDHLMVVDAAQVPLAGGTDAAFGEVRWRTLINSCSEKSRDMVLGIAEFEPHGRLLPHRHDPAEFYLGLEGAGTVTIDGTPHEMRPGIAIYVPANAEHSTQAGPDGLRFAYGFAESSFEQITYRFTGAEEAQA